The Neochlamydia sp. S13 genome has a segment encoding these proteins:
- a CDS encoding transposase, producing the protein MKREFHVRVCGSLRGKFPWATRLLTCYVGAADENDRTALIKLLDKCKSLFSTITKVWADMGYQGTVLKQTCQDQYNIDFEIVKRPPRRFWVHEDKIEEFLKTIDLSFKVLPRRWIVERTFAWIGRNRRTSKE; encoded by the coding sequence ATGAAGCGAGAGTTTCACGTACGTGTCTGTGGGAGCCTAAGGGGGAAGTTCCCTTGGGCGACCCGATTATTAACATGCTATGTAGGAGCTGCTGACGAAAACGATCGAACGGCCTTAATTAAGCTGTTAGACAAATGCAAAAGCCTATTTTCGACCATCACCAAAGTTTGGGCGGATATGGGCTATCAAGGCACTGTATTAAAGCAAACCTGCCAAGATCAGTATAACATTGATTTTGAGATTGTTAAAAGGCCTCCTCGTAGATTTTGGGTGCATGAGGATAAAATAGAAGAGTTTTTAAAAACCATTGATTTAAGCTTTAAAGTCCTGCCCAGGAGGTGGATTGTAGAAAGGACTTTTGCATGGATTGGGCGTAATCGAAGAACTTCTAAAGAGTAG
- a CDS encoding transposase encodes MLIQPLQMLGHSFYVAASRLKDELLIVVTNKNPKKAISSYKTRWEIETLFACLKTRGFCLEDTHLTYTDRIEKLIFALSIAFYWAYKLGNIAANVVPISIKKHGRKAKSLFRYGLDKIRKILLGTPRCFNLFLWLLKLFGPLLSSSIPKRFFYEKIIFRPVQRQMDKVK; translated from the coding sequence GTGTTAATTCAACCTTTACAAATGCTCGGCCATTCCTTTTATGTAGCTGCAAGCCGCCTAAAAGATGAGCTTTTAATCGTGGTCACTAATAAAAATCCAAAAAAAGCTATAAGCAGCTACAAAACTAGATGGGAAATAGAAACCTTATTTGCTTGTCTAAAAACGCGAGGCTTTTGCTTGGAAGATACGCATTTAACATATACTGACAGAATTGAGAAACTTATCTTTGCCTTAAGTATTGCTTTTTATTGGGCGTATAAACTAGGTAATATAGCTGCAAACGTAGTCCCTATCAGCATTAAGAAGCATGGCAGAAAAGCTAAAAGTTTGTTTCGCTATGGGTTGGATAAAATAAGGAAAATCTTATTGGGAACACCTAGGTGTTTTAACCTTTTTCTTTGGTTGCTAAAGCTTTTTGGCCCATTGTTATCCTCAAGTATACCTAAGAGGTTTTTTTATGAAAAAATTATTTTTCGTCCTGTACAGAGGCAGATGGATAAGGTAAAATAG
- a CDS encoding nucleotidyl transferase AbiEii/AbiGii toxin family protein has translation MEKLKKNLDESIYSRLKNVAKQRKRPVQEIQKYYAIERFLFRLSVSSHQNSFYLKGGLMLMVWNPMNHQPTVDIDLLAKTSNTISHLQKIIHEICSTEVIPDGLLFAVESLRLSEAQLEAEYHGISASFSAKLFTAKLPMRIDFGFSDTILPQPTIVKYPTLLDLPAPTLKGYTPQTSIAEKFESIIRLGFANTRMKDFYDIWLLIQQFDFDRDELQVIIQQIIKNRGTIVKSSPIAFEEAFYNHSLKQAQWKAFLRDISHEVIPLEQVMLDLRNFFSNLIFLE, from the coding sequence ATGGAAAAGCTTAAGAAAAACCTAGATGAATCTATCTATAGCCGTCTAAAGAATGTGGCTAAGCAAAGAAAAAGACCGGTTCAAGAAATTCAAAAATATTATGCAATTGAACGCTTTTTATTTCGTTTAAGTGTCTCGTCTCATCAAAATTCTTTTTATTTGAAAGGAGGTTTGATGTTGATGGTTTGGAATCCTATGAACCATCAACCGACGGTAGACATTGATCTGCTTGCTAAAACCTCTAATACAATTTCCCATTTACAAAAGATCATCCATGAGATTTGTTCTACTGAAGTAATTCCTGATGGCCTGTTATTTGCTGTAGAGTCGTTAAGATTATCGGAAGCCCAGTTAGAGGCAGAATATCATGGAATAAGTGCTTCATTTTCAGCTAAGCTATTTACAGCAAAGCTTCCCATGCGGATAGATTTTGGATTTAGTGATACTATCTTGCCTCAACCTACTATCGTAAAATATCCTACCCTTTTGGATTTACCTGCACCAACACTGAAAGGCTATACCCCGCAAACCTCAATTGCCGAAAAGTTTGAATCCATCATTCGCTTAGGATTTGCTAATACCCGCATGAAAGACTTTTATGACATCTGGCTATTGATTCAACAATTCGATTTCGATCGCGACGAACTGCAGGTCATCATCCAGCAAATTATCAAGAATCGTGGCACGATTGTTAAAAGCTCTCCTATAGCATTTGAGGAAGCCTTTTATAATCATTCACTAAAGCAAGCTCAATGGAAAGCCTTTCTGAGAGATATTTCTCATGAAGTTATACCTTTAGAACAAGTAATGCTTGATTTAAGAAATTTTTTCAGCAACCTTATTTTTTTGGAATAA
- the istB gene encoding IS21-like element helper ATPase IstB — translation MIIEQNRLDSMLTRLKLLAIRDSLDYLLDQAIEQKLTLRESLQLLVEHELSCKEEQRIKIAIKIAKFPCVRTLENFEFESQPTLDSRQIKELSACRWIAHGEAVLFLGPPGVGKTHLAIALGREAILKGYSTLFISATALLTRLSNAHKKGQLEEELCQVSKPKLLIVDELGYLPFETDAAHLFFQLVSRRYEKGSMLITSNRSVGEWGTVFGDSVIATAILDRLLHHSQVITIRGESYRLREKMRSGLVKRGEPTNEKK, via the coding sequence ATGATAATAGAACAAAACAGGCTTGATTCCATGCTGACTCGGCTAAAGCTTTTAGCGATCAGAGATAGCTTAGATTATTTGCTCGATCAAGCTATTGAGCAAAAATTGACACTCAGAGAAAGTTTACAATTGCTTGTTGAACATGAATTATCCTGTAAAGAGGAACAACGGATTAAAATAGCGATAAAGATTGCAAAATTTCCATGTGTTAGGACATTAGAGAATTTTGAATTTGAGAGCCAGCCAACCCTGGATAGTAGGCAAATCAAAGAACTTTCTGCTTGCCGTTGGATTGCCCATGGGGAAGCCGTGTTATTTTTGGGGCCTCCAGGTGTGGGGAAAACCCATCTTGCTATTGCATTAGGCAGAGAGGCTATTCTTAAGGGTTATTCAACATTATTCATTTCAGCAACGGCTCTTCTTACTCGGCTTTCGAATGCTCATAAAAAAGGGCAATTAGAAGAAGAATTATGTCAGGTAAGTAAGCCTAAGCTCTTAATTGTTGATGAACTTGGCTATTTGCCTTTTGAAACCGATGCAGCTCATTTGTTTTTTCAGCTTGTTTCCAGACGTTATGAAAAAGGCAGCATGCTCATCACAAGCAATCGATCAGTAGGAGAATGGGGCACAGTTTTTGGAGATAGTGTAATAGCAACAGCAATATTAGATCGTCTTCTTCATCACAGTCAGGTGATTACCATTCGTGGAGAAAGTTATAGACTGCGCGAAAAAATGCGTTCGGGACTTGTAAAACGTGGCGAGCCAACGAACGAGAAAAAATAA
- a CDS encoding uracil-DNA glycosylase, with protein sequence MATKTNNLSMWKDFQATVINCRKCPRLVAHRETIPARPLYQHQKYWRRPLPGFGDQQAWLLITGLAPAGDGGNRTGRVFTGDATARFLVKALHAQGWANQPISESLDDGLILKDCYLTAAVKCFPPKHKPTRQECVNCHPYYMQEIEMLFKLRVILVLGKLAFDAFLLALKKKGLSTKGIKFKHGASYRLENGLKLYCSYHPTPRNVNTGTLTEKMFYDLLEEIKKAK encoded by the coding sequence ATGGCTACTAAAACAAATAATTTATCGATGTGGAAAGATTTTCAAGCAACGGTCATCAATTGCCGAAAGTGCCCGCGCCTTGTAGCTCATCGCGAAACTATACCTGCTAGGCCTCTCTATCAGCATCAAAAATATTGGAGAAGGCCTTTGCCAGGCTTTGGTGATCAGCAAGCCTGGTTATTGATCACGGGGCTTGCCCCTGCGGGAGACGGAGGAAATAGGACGGGACGCGTTTTTACAGGCGACGCAACTGCACGTTTTTTAGTCAAAGCGCTTCATGCGCAGGGGTGGGCAAATCAACCTATATCCGAGTCTTTAGATGACGGCTTAATATTAAAGGATTGTTATCTAACGGCAGCGGTCAAATGTTTTCCTCCTAAGCATAAGCCTACTCGTCAAGAATGTGTGAATTGCCATCCCTATTATATGCAAGAAATAGAAATGCTCTTTAAATTACGTGTAATCCTAGTGCTGGGAAAATTAGCTTTCGATGCCTTTTTATTAGCATTAAAAAAGAAAGGTTTATCGACAAAAGGAATAAAATTTAAGCACGGCGCTTCTTATAGGCTGGAAAATGGCCTTAAGCTTTACTGTAGTTATCATCCTACGCCGCGCAATGTCAATACAGGTACATTGACGGAGAAAATGTTTTACGATCTACTCGAAGAGATTAAAAAAGCCAAATGA
- a CDS encoding transposase produces the protein MSNTYPSHLSNREGEAIKIYFEVDYSKGGRPFKHTKRELLEAIFYVLRTGCQWHYLPKDFPHWKTVYTYFKKRKDAHFF, from the coding sequence ATGAGCAATACATACCCTAGTCATTTATCAAATCGTGAAGGGGAAGCCATTAAAATTTACTTTGAAGTAGATTACAGCAAAGGAGGTAGGCCCTTTAAACATACAAAAAGAGAACTATTAGAAGCTATTTTTTATGTCTTAAGAACCGGTTGCCAATGGCATTATCTACCCAAAGATTTTCCTCATTGGAAAACAGTTTACACTTACTTTAAGAAGCGGAAAGACGCACATTTTTTTTGA
- the istA gene encoding IS21 family transposase — MKQQEDVECMLTLHTLGWGHKRIAKELGISKNTVKKYLKQKGWVPYKSPKRKKVTSGLEDRIKEYFFIHRGNADVVRQELLKNHSRYISLRTIERAVKPFRDELQVKAQATLRFETPPGKQLQIDFGSTRLYIQDKLTQVFLFVATLGFSRRIYVKPFLHEQQSSWFKGIEEAFFYFGGTTEEVLVDNAKSLITKHYALTREVQFNERFTAFANYWRFCPKACAPYRARTKGKDERAIGYVKRNAIAGHKFASWESLESHLEHWMHNISDQRLHGTTRKIPLEVFEEMEKDALRPLKGKPPFLQIRELDRIVHKDACVEIDTNRYSVPWKIIKERVFVQLIENEVRIFYKQTEIARHVECKGKYQNILNPEHLKGIVGTFRPKEHEEIKCVENLNFMDAELSRPLADYERLVGGSWS, encoded by the coding sequence ATGAAACAACAAGAAGATGTGGAGTGTATGCTAACTTTGCATACACTGGGATGGGGTCACAAACGTATTGCTAAGGAACTTGGTATCAGTAAAAACACTGTGAAAAAATACCTGAAACAAAAAGGCTGGGTTCCTTATAAAAGTCCAAAACGAAAAAAAGTTACCTCTGGACTTGAAGATCGAATAAAGGAATACTTTTTTATTCATAGAGGAAATGCAGACGTAGTTCGGCAAGAACTTCTAAAAAACCATTCTCGCTATATTTCTCTTCGCACTATTGAACGAGCGGTAAAACCTTTTAGAGATGAGCTACAGGTAAAAGCTCAAGCCACCCTGAGATTTGAAACACCACCAGGAAAACAACTACAAATTGATTTTGGTTCCACTCGCCTATACATTCAAGATAAACTCACTCAAGTCTTCTTGTTTGTTGCCACCCTTGGTTTTTCAAGAAGAATTTACGTTAAGCCTTTTTTACATGAACAACAATCGTCTTGGTTTAAAGGAATAGAGGAAGCCTTTTTCTATTTTGGCGGTACTACCGAAGAGGTGCTTGTAGATAATGCTAAAAGTTTAATAACTAAACATTATGCGCTTACTAGAGAAGTCCAATTTAATGAGCGTTTTACTGCTTTTGCAAATTACTGGAGATTTTGTCCTAAAGCCTGCGCTCCTTATCGTGCCAGAACAAAGGGTAAGGATGAGAGAGCTATAGGGTATGTTAAACGCAATGCTATCGCAGGGCACAAGTTCGCTAGCTGGGAATCTCTCGAAAGTCATTTAGAGCATTGGATGCACAATATTTCTGATCAAAGGCTCCACGGTACTACGCGTAAAATACCATTGGAAGTATTTGAAGAGATGGAAAAAGATGCTCTTCGCCCTTTAAAGGGAAAACCACCCTTCCTGCAGATTCGAGAACTTGACCGAATCGTTCATAAGGATGCTTGTGTGGAGATCGATACGAATAGATATAGTGTTCCTTGGAAGATAATTAAGGAACGGGTCTTTGTTCAGCTAATAGAAAATGAGGTTCGCATCTTCTATAAGCAAACTGAAATTGCTCGTCATGTAGAATGCAAAGGAAAATATCAAAATATTCTTAATCCCGAACATCTTAAAGGAATTGTAGGAACCTTTCGGCCAAAAGAGCATGAAGAGATTAAGTGTGTAGAAAATTTAAATTTTATGGATGCGGAGTTATCTAGACCTCTTGCGGACTACGAAAGGTTAGTAGGAGGTAGCTGGTCATGA
- a CDS encoding serine protease — MHLENRMRLSSNEKILYKNYDDRINIHHLDIELSERYDDLKAIVPEQTKSVACMIGIDQFEIDPITRVYRLNAPTLNNRIKWQYGYPLAADEKFVDELAVGFGTAFAVSKNVVYTAAHCVCKLNSASLDEARIEKIRFIFNFRINDDGQIKTEYEEKDIYKIKKISSYKYARGEEVSDWACIKLDKSLEGIKPLELDFSSLTKGDNVYIIGHPYGLPAKLATTAKVEGVKTHYFETDLSAFKGNSGSPVFNRISKKVIGILFAGITDEYGICYNYEGVGEHKVKALQATPQQIKAVGYEKCQKLNEIKLPLEVRIAQLAQAGREKRIKKSNQRAIETEEFTSDLDYRFNRDAYLGPFLLNLLPFSPFSEIRKKMIKRADEEVRIRVDNIRNIKRIEKDLDNKVNYLEAYYLNSFEKNGKFSQENKTLEYKISCAQNLSAYYCLIFAQHDVLSVKYSYDNRFGEVNRLMEIENSFESKFSPKIILRLAKYEMKRKTTFSERQRELILTYMHKNYKKFKEMRMEKIITKACSKNKE, encoded by the coding sequence ATGCACTTAGAAAATAGAATGAGACTTAGTAGCAATGAAAAAATTTTGTATAAAAATTATGACGATCGTATTAATATCCACCATCTTGATATTGAATTATCTGAAAGATATGATGATTTGAAAGCTATTGTCCCTGAGCAAACAAAAAGCGTTGCATGCATGATTGGTATAGATCAGTTTGAAATTGACCCCATAACTAGAGTTTATCGGTTAAATGCTCCGACTCTTAATAATCGCATAAAATGGCAATATGGTTATCCTTTAGCAGCGGATGAAAAATTTGTAGATGAACTTGCCGTTGGCTTTGGTACAGCTTTCGCAGTTAGTAAAAATGTAGTCTATACAGCAGCTCATTGTGTTTGCAAGCTAAACTCCGCTAGCTTGGATGAGGCTCGTATAGAAAAAATTAGGTTCATTTTTAACTTTAGAATAAATGATGATGGCCAAATTAAAACCGAATATGAAGAAAAAGACATTTATAAAATAAAAAAAATATCTTCTTATAAATATGCTCGAGGAGAAGAAGTGAGTGACTGGGCATGCATTAAATTAGATAAATCTCTTGAAGGAATCAAACCTTTAGAGCTTGATTTTTCTTCTCTAACGAAGGGCGATAATGTTTATATTATCGGCCACCCTTATGGCCTTCCAGCTAAATTAGCTACTACAGCAAAAGTTGAAGGTGTAAAAACTCATTATTTCGAAACTGATTTATCTGCCTTTAAAGGAAATTCAGGATCTCCTGTGTTCAATAGAATTTCGAAAAAAGTTATTGGAATCCTATTTGCAGGTATCACAGATGAATACGGGATATGCTACAATTACGAAGGAGTTGGGGAACACAAAGTTAAAGCTCTCCAAGCTACCCCTCAGCAAATTAAAGCAGTGGGATATGAGAAGTGCCAAAAGCTAAATGAAATTAAACTTCCCTTAGAAGTGAGAATAGCACAATTGGCTCAAGCAGGTAGAGAAAAAAGGATAAAAAAATCTAATCAGCGAGCAATCGAAACAGAAGAATTTACAAGTGATTTAGATTATAGGTTTAATAGAGATGCATATTTAGGCCCTTTCCTATTAAATCTTCTTCCATTTTCCCCATTTTCTGAGATACGCAAAAAGATGATAAAACGTGCTGATGAAGAAGTGAGGATAAGAGTAGATAATATACGAAACATAAAAAGAATTGAAAAGGATTTAGATAATAAAGTAAATTACTTAGAAGCATATTATCTTAATTCCTTCGAAAAAAACGGTAAATTTTCCCAGGAAAACAAAACTCTTGAATATAAGATCAGTTGCGCACAAAACTTAAGCGCCTATTATTGCCTTATTTTCGCTCAACATGATGTTTTAAGTGTTAAATATTCCTATGATAATCGCTTTGGGGAAGTCAATCGCTTAATGGAGATTGAGAATTCATTTGAAAGCAAATTTTCTCCCAAAATAATTTTACGTCTCGCTAAATATGAGATGAAGAGAAAAACTACTTTTTCCGAAAGACAGCGAGAGCTTATATTAACTTACATGCATAAAAATTATAAAAAATTTAAGGAAATGAGGATGGAAAAAATTATTACTAAGGCTTGCTCTAAAAATAAAGAATGA
- a CDS encoding leucine-rich repeat domain-containing protein: MHLFTSSMTIELLPNEVLTPILECCAHPSLLSVCAGWQHILSNEVMVNLYKKIGRVHFPKGNVTGQALIIDKIYQIDAQLSYIKKINKIFRRLFKLAKSFSPSEFKWKTEEKRYLTLANYYSYLVNINRLLLWKALEGGKEYLEDEKIIHLTVEKKGALLRPWLERYGANIVDLNLKKIGLTYLPSEIGLLSCLQTLSLTKNNLTILPPEIGQLFKLQKLYLNHNQLTALPNEIGKLSLLEILYLDHNQLTTLPIEIGQLSQLDGLYLEHNQLISLPAEIGQLSRLQGFTVEYNQLTILPAEIGQLSQLKVLALEHNQLTILPEEINQLHKLKYLNLEHNQLSSLPTGIGGLLELENLFVDNNLLTSLPQEIGDLSQLQGLVLRHNQLNSLPPVIGQLLNLEKLYVSNNLLTSLPKEIRGLSQLQELVLDHNQLNSLPAEIGQLSQLQKLYASGNLLTFLPKEIGGLSQLQELVLDHNQLSSLPAEIGQLTELQRLYASNNLLTCLPKEIGHLFQLQELVLEHNQLSSLCAEIGQLAELQRLYASSNLLTCLPKEIGGLFQLQVLILEHNQLSSLPAEIGQLSKLRKFNLSNNLLITLPSEIGLLSELQKLNIDHNQLASLPEQIGKLFNLQVLNLDYNLLTTLPCEIENLFHLEDLALEYNQLTSLPEQIGKLFNLQVLTLDHNQLTHLPAAMQWLFYLQKLTLEYNQLTSLFDEIDRIFQLEELTLDHNQLIHLPVEIGKLAKLKVLTLNHNRLTHLPAETGQMSRLQELILEDNQLASLPSEIGQLTALQKLYISNNLLSSIPSEIGRLSNLQELILEHNQLTALPSEIGQLSALQKLYISNNLLTSVPSEIGRLSNLQELILEHNQLSSFPSCLGELSMLQMLALENNPISNLAEEISQLSARLPFFLDAMNE; this comes from the coding sequence ATGCATCTTTTTACTTCTTCTATGACCATTGAGCTATTACCTAATGAAGTTCTAACGCCTATCTTGGAGTGTTGTGCCCACCCGTCTTTGCTCAGCGTTTGCGCGGGATGGCAACATATTCTATCGAATGAAGTAATGGTAAACCTTTACAAAAAGATAGGTCGTGTGCATTTTCCTAAAGGAAATGTTACCGGGCAAGCACTCATTATAGATAAAATCTATCAAATAGATGCTCAGCTTTCATATATAAAAAAGATAAATAAAATTTTCAGACGTCTTTTTAAATTAGCTAAATCTTTTTCTCCTTCAGAATTTAAATGGAAGACTGAGGAAAAGAGGTACTTGACATTAGCTAACTATTACTCTTACCTAGTCAATATTAATCGCCTTTTATTATGGAAAGCTTTGGAGGGTGGAAAAGAATATTTAGAGGATGAAAAAATCATACACTTGACCGTAGAAAAAAAAGGAGCTCTTCTTAGGCCTTGGCTGGAAAGATATGGTGCAAATATCGTAGATTTAAACCTAAAAAAAATCGGTTTGACTTATTTGCCATCCGAGATAGGATTATTGTCTTGCCTACAAACACTTTCTTTAACCAAAAACAATTTGACTATTCTTCCGCCAGAGATAGGCCAGCTATTCAAGCTGCAGAAGCTATATTTAAATCACAATCAGCTCACAGCCCTTCCTAATGAGATAGGAAAGTTATCTCTCTTAGAAATTCTTTACTTGGATCATAACCAATTAACCACTCTTCCTATTGAAATAGGACAATTGTCCCAACTAGATGGTCTTTATCTAGAGCACAACCAACTCATTTCTCTTCCTGCTGAGATAGGTCAGCTATCTCGGCTACAAGGCTTTACTGTAGAATACAATCAGCTTACTATTCTTCCTGCTGAGATAGGCCAGCTAAGCCAGCTTAAAGTGCTTGCTTTAGAACACAATCAGCTTACCATTCTTCCCGAAGAAATAAATCAGCTGCACAAGCTGAAATACCTTAATCTAGAACACAACCAACTTAGCTCTCTCCCTACCGGGATAGGCGGATTGTTGGAGCTAGAAAATCTTTTTGTAGATAATAATCTACTTACCTCCCTTCCTCAAGAGATAGGAGATTTATCCCAACTGCAAGGACTTGTTTTAAGACATAACCAGCTAAACTCTCTTCCTCCTGTGATAGGGCAATTATTGAACTTAGAGAAGCTTTACGTAAGTAATAATCTCCTTACTTCTCTTCCTAAGGAAATAAGAGGCTTATCCCAGCTGCAAGAGCTTGTTTTAGACCATAACCAACTTAACTCTCTCCCTGCTGAGATAGGCCAGTTGTCTCAACTACAAAAACTCTATGCAAGTGGCAACTTACTTACTTTCCTTCCTAAAGAAATAGGAGGCTTATCCCAACTGCAAGAACTTGTTTTAGACCATAACCAACTTAGCTCGCTTCCTGCTGAGATAGGCCAGCTAACTGAACTACAAAGACTTTATGCAAGCAATAATCTACTTACTTGCCTTCCTAAAGAAATAGGACATCTATTTCAATTGCAGGAGCTTGTTTTAGAGCATAACCAGCTTAGCTCTCTTTGTGCTGAGATAGGCCAGCTAGCTGAACTACAAAGACTTTATGCAAGCAGTAACTTACTTACTTGCCTTCCTAAAGAAATAGGAGGTCTATTTCAATTGCAAGTGCTTATTTTAGAGCATAACCAACTTAGTTCTCTTCCTGCTGAGATAGGGCAGCTCTCTAAACTACGAAAGTTTAACCTAAGCAACAATTTATTAATCACACTTCCTAGCGAAATAGGGCTTTTATCTGAGTTGCAAAAGCTTAATATAGATCATAATCAACTTGCCTCTCTTCCCGAACAAATAGGAAAACTGTTTAATTTGCAAGTTCTCAACTTAGATTATAATCTATTAACAACTCTTCCCTGTGAAATAGAGAATTTATTTCACTTAGAAGATCTCGCTTTAGAATATAATCAACTTACCTCTCTTCCCGAACAAATAGGAAAACTATTTAATTTGCAAGTTCTCACCTTAGATCATAATCAACTTACCCATCTCCCTGCTGCTATGCAATGGCTTTTTTACTTGCAAAAACTTACCTTAGAGTATAATCAACTTACTTCTCTTTTTGATGAGATAGATCGGATATTTCAGCTGGAAGAACTTACTTTAGATCATAATCAACTCATTCATCTCCCTGTCGAGATAGGAAAACTAGCTAAGCTCAAAGTACTTACCTTAAATCACAATCGACTTACCCATCTTCCTGCTGAAACAGGGCAGATGTCCCGACTGCAAGAGCTTATCCTAGAAGATAACCAACTTGCATCTCTGCCTAGTGAAATAGGGCAACTTACTGCACTCCAAAAGCTTTACATAAGCAATAACTTGCTTAGTTCTATTCCTAGCGAGATAGGAAGATTATCTAATTTGCAAGAGCTTATTTTAGAGCATAATCAGCTTACTGCTCTGCCTAGTGAAATAGGACAACTCTCTGCACTCCAAAAGCTTTACATAAGCAACAATCTGCTTACTTCTGTTCCTAGCGAGATAGGAAGATTATCTAATTTGCAAGAGCTTATTTTAGAGCATAATCAGCTTAGCTCATTCCCTTCCTGCCTAGGAGAGTTATCTATGCTGCAAATGCTTGCCTTAGAAAATAACCCAATAAGCAATCTTGCTGAGGAGATAAGTCAGTTATCTGCCAGGCTTCCCTTCTTCTTAGATGCTATGAATGAATGA
- the dapA gene encoding 4-hydroxy-tetrahydrodipicolinate synthase, with product MKPKICGAYTVLITPFDKEGQLDEEGLRKNIRFQLSYHIQGLVVLGTTGEAPTLSQKEKEKIINIAREETEGKCLLMVGTGSYATHATIENTLAAQDASADAALVVTPYYNKPTQEGLYQHFSTLAKAVKLPLVIYNIPGRTGQNLQIETLKRLAVIENIVGVKEASGNILQMMDVIESIRLIRSDFSIMSGDDALTYPLMALGGHGIYSVLSNLLPQEVKKLCDLMVEGDYPTARALHYELLPYMKSMFIETNPIPVKTAMNLTGHAAGPCRLPLCAMSDENLEKLKKCLKVL from the coding sequence ATGAAACCTAAAATTTGCGGTGCCTATACCGTGCTTATTACCCCCTTTGATAAAGAAGGACAATTAGATGAAGAAGGCTTAAGAAAAAACATTCGTTTTCAGCTATCTTATCACATTCAAGGATTAGTGGTCTTAGGTACAACAGGTGAAGCCCCTACCTTAAGTCAAAAAGAAAAAGAGAAAATTATTAATATCGCCCGAGAGGAAACAGAAGGTAAGTGCCTTCTTATGGTTGGTACTGGTAGCTATGCTACCCATGCGACTATCGAAAACACTTTAGCCGCCCAAGATGCTAGCGCTGATGCTGCGTTGGTGGTTACGCCTTACTATAACAAGCCCACTCAGGAAGGATTATATCAACATTTCTCTACTCTTGCTAAAGCGGTCAAGCTACCCCTTGTCATTTACAATATTCCCGGTAGGACGGGTCAAAACCTGCAGATCGAGACATTAAAACGTTTAGCTGTCATAGAAAATATAGTAGGAGTAAAAGAAGCCTCTGGAAATATTTTACAGATGATGGATGTAATTGAAAGTATAAGACTTATTAGATCTGACTTTAGCATTATGTCCGGCGATGATGCTTTAACTTATCCTTTGATGGCTCTAGGGGGACATGGCATCTATTCTGTTTTAAGCAATTTACTTCCTCAAGAGGTTAAAAAATTATGCGATCTAATGGTAGAAGGAGATTATCCTACCGCGCGTGCTTTGCATTATGAATTGCTTCCTTATATGAAAAGTATGTTTATCGAAACCAATCCTATTCCAGTGAAAACAGCAATGAATCTAACAGGCCATGCCGCAGGCCCTTGTAGGCTACCTTTATGTGCGATGAGCGACGAAAATCTAGAGAAATTAAAAAAGTGTCTAAAAGTTTTATAG
- a CDS encoding type IV toxin-antitoxin system AbiEi family antitoxin domain-containing protein gives MDKNVVKSQHLPSLLSMNAKQKALDLFKKNHGLLRTAEAIHLDIHPRTLYQMRDEGLLEQLAKGVYRLTEIPDFSEPDLVLVSKKIPQGIICLISALAYHEITTQIPHFVYVALPPKSRKSRLDYPPIRYFYYSEKAYSQGLETTLIGGYPIKIYNIEKTLADCIKFRNKIGTGVVIEALKMYWQRKNTQIDRLYEYAKLNRVEKILHPMMETIVSQ, from the coding sequence ATGGATAAAAATGTAGTAAAAAGTCAACATTTACCATCATTACTATCCATGAATGCAAAACAGAAAGCCCTTGATCTTTTTAAGAAAAACCACGGACTGCTTAGGACTGCAGAAGCGATCCACTTAGACATTCATCCTCGAACATTATATCAAATGCGAGATGAAGGGCTTTTAGAACAATTAGCTAAGGGAGTCTATCGTTTAACAGAGATACCTGATTTTTCTGAGCCTGACTTGGTACTGGTATCTAAGAAAATCCCCCAAGGTATTATTTGCCTGATTTCAGCTTTGGCCTACCATGAAATTACTACCCAGATCCCCCACTTTGTCTACGTTGCCCTCCCCCCTAAGTCTAGAAAGTCCCGTTTGGACTATCCCCCCATTCGTTACTTTTACTATTCGGAGAAAGCCTATAGTCAAGGCCTTGAAACAACACTGATAGGAGGATACCCAATCAAAATTTATAATATTGAAAAGACCTTGGCTGACTGTATTAAATTTCGTAATAAAATTGGCACAGGGGTGGTTATTGAAGCCTTAAAAATGTACTGGCAACGTAAGAATACCCAAATCGATAGATTATATGAATATGCAAAGTTAAACCGCGTGGAAAAAATTCTTCATCCCATGATGGAAACCATAGTAAGTCAATAG